ATCCTCGGTTGAGGCAGAGCCCCATTTATATTGCTGGCGATAATTATTCAGCGATTGGAAAAACAATTCTTCACCGACAATATGACGGAGCATATGTAACACCCACGCGCCCTTATCATAAACAATCCGGCCAAAAATACTCCAGATATTAACCGTATCCTGAATATAAATACTGCCGCTTCCTTTGAATTCCATATAATCCATATAAGTATGGTAGTATTCTTTCCCGTAAACGACTTCATGGTATAATGCTTCCGAATACGAAGCGAACCCCTCATTTATCCAGATATGGTGCCAATCACTACAGGTAATCTCGTCTCCCCACCACTGATGAGCCAACTCATGTGTAATGATATTGTCAGAATAAGCCCATTGTGAGGCCTGAGTAGAAGTATTAGTCTGATGTTCCATCGCTCCGCCCCAGTCAAAATGAGAGCAACCATATTTTTCATTTCGATAAGGATATTCTCCGAAAAAATCCTCGAATATCGCCAGCGCGTTGGGCATAATCGCGAAATATAGTTTTGAGTCTTCAACATGATCGTCAAAAACATAATAATGCAACGGCACCACTCCGACCCCATAATCATACTCATCGTACCAGACCGAATATGGATGCATCGCCAGCGATACCAGGTACGGCACAATCGGATACCGTTCTTTCCAATAAGCAGTGTGAGTTCCATCCCCGTTATCTACATCCGATACCATAAGACCATTTGAGGAAATAACAAGTGATGTATCAGCCGTAATAATAATATCGGCCGAATCGGCCTTGTCAGTTGTGATATCATTGCAGGGCCACCAGTCACGAGAACCAAAAGGTTGAGACAATGTTGTTATAAGAGGTAATCCAAATCTTTCTGTAAATTGAAATCCCTGCAATCCTCCCATCTGCAACGGCTCACCATGATAGACAACCGTAAATTTGAATTCTTCGTCAAAGAAATAATCTCTTTCGAGATATACCGTCAGCAAATCTTCATTATGCGTGAATTCCAGATTTCCGGAATTATTAAATATTGAATCAACGTCCATGTTATAGCGCAAATCGACAACAATACTATCCAAAGAACCGGCTTGAATTCTACCATGAATACCCACAACACCATCAATCGACTGAATATCATAATAAATTGTTATATCGATGCTGTAAAACGTAATATCATACTCCTGCCAGTTGGATAAAGCCATCAAGGCCCGATCTTTTTCAACCTGCTTGACCTTTAATAGGTGCGGCCTTAATTCGTTCTCCCAAAGCCACTTATGTGTTTCTGCCGGAGTGTAATCATTGGGTGATTTCTCGGAATTGCCTGGAATTTCACTTTCTTGCGACCAAACTCCTGCCCCCAGGAATCCTGAAATCAAAATAAGCACTAACAATCTCTTCACTATCTTCTCCGGGATAATTTAATCCAAC
The sequence above is drawn from the Candidatus Zixiibacteriota bacterium genome and encodes:
- a CDS encoding M1 family aminopeptidase, yielding MKRLLVLILISGFLGAGVWSQESEIPGNSEKSPNDYTPAETHKWLWENELRPHLLKVKQVEKDRALMALSNWQEYDITFYSIDITIYYDIQSIDGVVGIHGRIQAGSLDSIVVDLRYNMDVDSIFNNSGNLEFTHNEDLLTVYLERDYFFDEEFKFTVVYHGEPLQMGGLQGFQFTERFGLPLITTLSQPFGSRDWWPCNDITTDKADSADIIITADTSLVISSNGLMVSDVDNGDGTHTAYWKERYPIVPYLVSLAMHPYSVWYDEYDYGVGVVPLHYYVFDDHVEDSKLYFAIMPNALAIFEDFFGEYPYRNEKYGCSHFDWGGAMEHQTNTSTQASQWAYSDNIITHELAHQWWGDEITCSDWHHIWINEGFASYSEALYHEVVYGKEYYHTYMDYMEFKGSGSIYIQDTVNIWSIFGRIVYDKGAWVLHMLRHIVGEELFFQSLNNYRQQYKWGSASTEDFQAVVETTCGIDLDYFFEQWIYGIYFPEYTIAPYSRSDPEGGYIHYLYVEQTQETDPLVFSMPIDVHLERTEATDTITVFNNRREQVFYFHTDEAVNSIELDPKKWILREVTQEFWGIRVFADSLSEASINGNYEDTISILSVNDAYTSEILSGSLPPGLEFDPETGIISGFPIEMGEYDFSIYAVDAYNSELQDTTEFTIIVTDAILDRPGDANDDGDVNVGDAVFLINLVFKSGPPPAKPNWADTNADCAINIGDAVYLINHVFRDGLAPQLGCVE